The following proteins come from a genomic window of Proteiniphilum propionicum:
- a CDS encoding OmpP1/FadL family transporter: MKKITYIFFSLLIFSASLLAQGEVDAQRFSREDLHGTARAISMGGAFGALGGDQTAISINPAGIAVYRSSEVVGTLSLYNEKSTVGSNDANKTHFNFDNLGFVGYFPLRNDVTPLINFGFSYNKMKSFYKKVTALGSPNSTLIDYIADRSAGIDPDKLKMGDELPDPFETQNWLSVLGYNSYLIDPVNDGAYYDPVNTKGERALNEIRTSESGYIDNYDFTVGTTINYVLNIGLSLSVKDVYYRLVSDYLEDFKDGGYTLTNWLKTSGAGVSAKLGLIYRPSNTLRLGLAYHTPTWYALTETYSAQIDDDMGAYISDPNYKPDVTYSAIFSNNYDMKTPGKWVAGIAAVLDNRFIVSMDYELVDYSKMKLIVPSNSSVSSSWYDIDNEYISVDFRPASTVKAGMEYRFTPQFSGRLGYAWMQNPYKAEFRNSGDAAVAGSNTIYRMEGDANYFTGGFGYRFNRNFFLDLALVYKTQNDDLYPFPNLYTENREELVIDATPFTLKNNSFRGLVTLGYKF, from the coding sequence ATGAAAAAAATCACATATATATTTTTCTCACTACTCATTTTTTCGGCATCCCTGCTTGCACAGGGAGAGGTTGATGCACAAAGGTTCTCGCGCGAAGACCTGCACGGAACCGCACGTGCCATATCTATGGGAGGAGCGTTTGGTGCACTGGGAGGTGATCAGACAGCAATTTCCATCAACCCGGCAGGTATTGCAGTTTACCGCAGTTCGGAGGTAGTAGGGACGCTCAGTCTGTATAATGAGAAATCGACCGTTGGAAGTAACGATGCAAACAAAACCCATTTTAATTTCGACAATCTTGGGTTTGTGGGTTATTTCCCTTTAAGAAACGATGTGACACCTCTCATAAATTTTGGGTTTTCTTATAATAAGATGAAATCGTTCTATAAGAAAGTTACGGCTTTAGGAAGTCCAAACAGCACATTAATTGATTATATTGCTGACAGGAGCGCGGGAATTGATCCCGACAAATTAAAGATGGGTGATGAGCTGCCTGATCCGTTTGAAACACAAAACTGGTTATCTGTTCTGGGATATAACTCATACCTCATAGATCCAGTGAATGACGGAGCCTATTACGATCCCGTAAATACAAAGGGTGAGAGGGCCCTCAACGAGATCAGAACATCTGAGAGCGGCTATATTGATAATTATGATTTCACTGTTGGTACCACCATCAATTATGTTCTGAACATCGGTTTGTCACTCTCTGTTAAAGATGTATACTACAGGCTTGTTTCCGATTATCTGGAAGATTTTAAAGATGGCGGATATACTTTAACAAACTGGCTGAAGACAAGTGGAGCGGGAGTAAGTGCCAAATTAGGTTTAATTTACAGGCCCTCAAATACATTGAGACTTGGGCTTGCATACCATACACCCACATGGTATGCACTTACTGAAACATATAGCGCTCAGATTGATGATGATATGGGAGCTTATATTTCAGATCCGAATTATAAACCCGATGTAACATATTCAGCTATTTTTTCCAACAATTATGATATGAAGACTCCTGGAAAATGGGTAGCAGGAATTGCAGCCGTTTTGGATAACAGATTCATAGTTAGCATGGATTATGAACTTGTTGATTATAGTAAGATGAAGTTGATTGTTCCATCCAACTCTTCGGTTTCATCAAGCTGGTATGATATCGATAATGAATATATCTCGGTCGATTTCAGGCCTGCGTCAACTGTTAAGGCAGGAATGGAATATCGCTTTACTCCTCAATTCTCAGGCAGATTGGGATATGCATGGATGCAGAATCCTTACAAGGCCGAATTCAGGAATAGTGGCGATGCTGCTGTTGCCGGCTCTAACACCATTTACAGGATGGAGGGCGATGCGAACTATTTTACCGGCGGTTTCGGATATCGTTTCAACAGAAACTTCTTCCTCGATCTGGCACTTGTTTACAAGACCCAGAATGACGACCTCTACCCGTTTCCGAACCTTTATACGGAAAATAGGGAGGAACTTGTGATTGACGCAACTCCCTTTACCTTAAAAAATAACTCTTTCAGAGGGTTGGTAACATTAGGGTATAAGTTTTAA
- a CDS encoding MBL fold metallo-hydrolase: MRVIFLGTGTSTGVPQIGCKCKVCRSSDLRDKRLRASVWIEVDGKVIVIDCTPDFRQQMLPLPFGKIDGLLITHEHYDHVGGIDDLRPYSVFGSVNLYMEEHLENTIRDRMPYCFTQHKYGGVPDITIGRINYNEDFYIGDVKVTPIRVMHHKLPILGFRIHNFAYLTDVRTIPEPEYEKLQGLDMLVISALRKKEHVSHLTLEQALEIAKSTGARSTFFTHMSHEMGLHAEVERDLPSNIFFAYDGLEVMI, translated from the coding sequence ATGAGAGTTATATTTTTAGGTACTGGAACCTCAACCGGTGTTCCACAAATTGGTTGCAAGTGCAAGGTTTGCAGATCATCCGATTTACGCGATAAGAGGCTTAGAGCATCCGTGTGGATTGAGGTAGATGGCAAGGTAATTGTGATTGACTGTACACCCGATTTCAGGCAGCAGATGCTACCCCTCCCTTTTGGGAAAATCGATGGCCTCCTTATCACTCATGAACATTACGATCATGTAGGGGGAATTGACGACCTTAGGCCATACTCAGTTTTCGGATCTGTGAATCTTTATATGGAAGAGCATCTTGAGAATACCATCAGGGATAGAATGCCCTACTGCTTCACACAACATAAATATGGCGGTGTGCCTGATATTACAATAGGGAGAATTAATTATAATGAGGATTTTTACATTGGAGATGTAAAAGTGACTCCAATCCGTGTGATGCATCACAAGTTGCCAATTCTGGGGTTTCGTATTCACAATTTTGCTTACCTGACAGATGTGAGAACAATTCCCGAACCGGAATATGAAAAACTTCAGGGATTGGATATGCTTGTTATAAGTGCACTTAGGAAGAAGGAACACGTTTCTCATCTTACGTTGGAGCAGGCTTTGGAGATAGCTAAGAGTACAGGTGCAAGGAGCACTTTTTTTACACATATGAGTCATGAAATGGGACTGCATGCGGAAGTTGAGCGCGATCTACCATCCAACATTTTCTTTGCATACGATGGGTTGGAAGTCATGATCTGA
- a CDS encoding SPOR domain-containing protein — MKRFHFALVLAALLVLGTSCKPKQSAYKQVYEAAKEREMQQTASQPAVVVKDASPLPPVEVSVRKEKVEPVYPTDAAGLKKFSVVIASLSVKLNAESLKARMENEGYNVILAQNEQGMYRVIVASYDNKDQAAARRDEIYSTYSAKGSTDYLRRTYGVPFNDLWILEREY, encoded by the coding sequence ATGAAAAGATTCCATTTCGCATTGGTTTTAGCCGCCCTGCTGGTTTTAGGAACATCCTGCAAACCTAAACAAAGTGCTTATAAGCAAGTTTATGAGGCCGCAAAAGAGAGAGAAATGCAGCAGACTGCATCTCAGCCCGCAGTGGTTGTAAAAGATGCTAGCCCTCTTCCTCCAGTGGAGGTTTCGGTAAGAAAAGAAAAAGTAGAACCTGTTTACCCGACCGATGCTGCAGGATTGAAAAAATTTAGTGTGGTAATTGCCTCATTAAGCGTGAAGCTGAATGCCGAATCACTGAAGGCACGTATGGAAAACGAAGGCTATAACGTGATTCTGGCTCAAAATGAACAGGGAATGTACCGTGTAATCGTTGCCAGTTATGACAATAAGGATCAGGCAGCAGCCAGGCGTGACGAGATTTACAGTACTTATTCTGCAAAAGGAAGCACCGATTATCTGAGAAGAACCTATGGGGTCCCTTTCAATGATCTCTGGATTCTGGAAAGAGAGTACTAA